One Silene latifolia isolate original U9 population chromosome 4, ASM4854445v1, whole genome shotgun sequence DNA segment encodes these proteins:
- the LOC141652390 gene encoding uncharacterized protein LOC141652390 translates to MADWGPVIMTLVLFILLTPGLLFQLPGKSRVIEFGNMQTSGMSILVHTVIYFCLITIFLIAVGVHIYTK, encoded by the coding sequence ATGGCAGATTGGGGCCCGGTTATAATGACGTTGGTCCTGTTCATCCTGTTGACGCCTGGACTACTCTTCCAGCTGCCCGGGAAGAGCAGGGTGATTGAGTTCGGAAACATGCAGACTAGTGGCATGTCGATTTTAGTCCATACTGTCATTTACTTCTGTCTCATCACCATTTTCTTGATTGCTGTTGGTGTTCATATCTACACCAAGTAG